The following DNA comes from bacterium.
GCGCCGACGGAAACGCGGTAGGTGCCGGGGAAGAGATACCCCTCGAGGTCGGCGCACTTCGCGTCGAACGAGCGCGCCGGGGCGGGATCGCGGAACGCCGCCGCGAACGCCTTCGCCTCGCCGACGCCGTTCTTCTCGAAGACCTCCGCGGTCTGCGCGAGGTCGAGCCCTTCGGGGATCGTGACCTTCTTCGCCGCCGTGCCGGAGCGGCCGAGCGCCTCGAAGACCGACCTCGGCGAGATCGGCCGCGGGAGGACGTACTCGCCGGGCTGGATGTCCCGCTCGCGCCCGCGCCGACGCATCAGGTCGAGCACGCGCGCCGCGGGGCCGACGATCCGCGCCCGCTCCAATTCCTGCGCCAGCGCCGCCGCCGACATCCCCTCTTCCACGCTCAGCGGCGCGGCGCCGCTCCCCATCTCGTCCTGCGGACGCGTCCAGAAGCGGTGCTCCGACCACAGCGTCCACAGCGGGACGGCCGCGGCGGCGACGATCGCCAGCCCCAGCCCCAGCGCCAAACGCCGAATCCACTTTCCGAGACGCCCGGCCTTCCGTCCGCCGCGCGCCGCGCCCTTCTTTCCGCCGCGCTTCACCGCGTTCCCTCGTCCTTCGTCCCCGCGCCGTCGAGGAACGCCTGCAGGATCAGCGCCGCCGCGATCTTGTCCACCACCTGCCGGCGGCGGCGGCGCGAAACGTCCGCTTCGATCATCGTCC
Coding sequences within:
- the mltG gene encoding endolytic transglycosylase MltG; the encoded protein is MKRGGKKGAARGGRKAGRLGKWIRRLALGLGLAIVAAAAVPLWTLWSEHRFWTRPQDEMGSGAAPLSVEEGMSAAALAQELERARIVGPAARVLDLMRRRGRERDIQPGEYVLPRPISPRSVFEALGRSGTAAKKVTIPEGLDLAQTAEVFEKNGVGEAKAFAAAFRDPAPARSFDAKCADLEGYLFPGTYRVSVGAAPERVARALVRAYERRFLRPNKGKLERLRLSPREATTVASMVEKETAKPEERAKIAGVFYERLRRGMKMQCDPTVIFAAKRAGAYDGKIHKRDLERKDPYNTYHVFGLPPGPIASPGLAALTAAVEPERTEALYFVADGKGGHTFSADLEAHNKAVRRRVAKKR